Proteins found in one Primulina eburnea isolate SZY01 chromosome 16, ASM2296580v1, whole genome shotgun sequence genomic segment:
- the LOC140817044 gene encoding glutathione S-transferase TCHQD-like isoform X1, with the protein MQLYHHPYSLNSQRVRLALEEKNIDYTSFHVNPITGKNYDSRFFRMNPSGELPVFQNGSHVLYDTVDIILYIEKIAMVSSGGDDTALSSREVIEWIHKLQEWNHKFFTLSHLPPKHRLSVSRFLRRVVIARMAECPELASAYHHKLKEEYETEAKLKESDAVRLSEEHLERILDEAEVKLSETMYLVGEEFTSADVVFIPILSRLFLMNLEEKYINSRPNLCEYWDVMQKRPSYKMVIGKYFDGWRKLKTLLKTWCLVQIRSLLKRY; encoded by the exons ATGCAACTATATCATCATCCTTATTCGTTGAACAGCCAAAGAGTGAGGCTTGCATTAGAAGAGAAGAACATTGACTACACATCGTTCCACGTTAATCCCATCACTGGCAAGAACTATGATTCCCGTTTTTTCAGGATGAACCCAAGTGGCGAACTTCCAGTCTTCCAAAATGGTTCACACGTTTTGTACGATACTGTAGATATCATCCT GTATATTGAAAAAATAGCAATGGTCTCTTCTGGGGGTGATGACACAGCTCTTAGCAGCAGAGAAGTTATCGAATGGATTCATAAGTTACAAGAGTGGAATCACAAGTTCTTCACCCTCTCCCACCTTCCCCCAAAGCATCGCCTCTCTGTTTCGAGATTCCTGAGGCGCGTGGTAATTGCCAGGATGGCTGAGTGCCCAGAATTAGCCAGTGCATATCATCATAAGCTCAAAGAGGAATACGAAACGGAAGCTAAATTGAAAGAGTCAGACGCAGTGAGATTGAGTGAAGAACATCTTGAAAGAATTCTTGATGAAGCAGAGGTCAAACTTAGTGAAACGATGTACCTGGTTGGAGAAGAGTTTACATCAGCAGATGTTGTGTTTATTCCTATCCTCAGTCGATTGTTTCTGATGAATTTGGAAGAAAAATACATAAATAGCAGGCCAAATTTGTGTGAATATTGGGATGTGATGCAGAAGAGGCCTAGTTATAAAATGGTGATTGGAAAGTACTTTGATGGTTGGAGGAAGCTCAAGACACTGCTCAAAACTTGGTGTTTAGTGCAAATCAGAAGTTTACTCAAACGATATTAG
- the LOC140817044 gene encoding glutathione S-transferase TCHQD-like isoform X2, with the protein MNPSGELPVFQNGSHVLYDTVDIILYIEKIAMVSSGGDDTALSSREVIEWIHKLQEWNHKFFTLSHLPPKHRLSVSRFLRRVVIARMAECPELASAYHHKLKEEYETEAKLKESDAVRLSEEHLERILDEAEVKLSETMYLVGEEFTSADVVFIPILSRLFLMNLEEKYINSRPNLCEYWDVMQKRPSYKMVIGKYFDGWRKLKTLLKTWCLVQIRSLLKRY; encoded by the exons ATGAACCCAAGTGGCGAACTTCCAGTCTTCCAAAATGGTTCACACGTTTTGTACGATACTGTAGATATCATCCT GTATATTGAAAAAATAGCAATGGTCTCTTCTGGGGGTGATGACACAGCTCTTAGCAGCAGAGAAGTTATCGAATGGATTCATAAGTTACAAGAGTGGAATCACAAGTTCTTCACCCTCTCCCACCTTCCCCCAAAGCATCGCCTCTCTGTTTCGAGATTCCTGAGGCGCGTGGTAATTGCCAGGATGGCTGAGTGCCCAGAATTAGCCAGTGCATATCATCATAAGCTCAAAGAGGAATACGAAACGGAAGCTAAATTGAAAGAGTCAGACGCAGTGAGATTGAGTGAAGAACATCTTGAAAGAATTCTTGATGAAGCAGAGGTCAAACTTAGTGAAACGATGTACCTGGTTGGAGAAGAGTTTACATCAGCAGATGTTGTGTTTATTCCTATCCTCAGTCGATTGTTTCTGATGAATTTGGAAGAAAAATACATAAATAGCAGGCCAAATTTGTGTGAATATTGGGATGTGATGCAGAAGAGGCCTAGTTATAAAATGGTGATTGGAAAGTACTTTGATGGTTGGAGGAAGCTCAAGACACTGCTCAAAACTTGGTGTTTAGTGCAAATCAGAAGTTTACTCAAACGATATTAG